A window from Salarias fasciatus chromosome 11, fSalaFa1.1, whole genome shotgun sequence encodes these proteins:
- the LOC115396285 gene encoding myelin basic protein: MGQHLGKRESPADSKASTPEPEAAVVTTALTNATEPEVQDEVFGLGEADANQNNGCVSEKPAVTDSTGAEGPRQPWTPASTADPDAAAPRPHLARLFSRDAPGREDNTFKDRPSESDELQTIQEHSGAASECGSESPEQDLD, encoded by the exons GCTTCGACACCCGAACCCGAGGCAGCGGTAGTAACCACGGCGCTGACGAATGCAACGGAGCCTGAAGTGCAGGACGAAGTTTTCG GCCTGGGTGAGGCAGATGCGAACCAGAACAATGGCTGCGTCTCGGAGAAGCCGGCGGTGACTGACTCCACGGGCGCTGAGGGCCCCCGCCAGCCCTGGACCCCCGCCAGCACAGCTGACCCTGACGCCGCCGCGCCACGCCCCCACCTGGCCCGCCTCTTCTCCCGAGATGCCCCGGGCCGAGAGGACAACACCTTCAAAGACCGACCCTCCGAATCGGACGAGCTGCAGACCATCCAGGAGCACAGCGGAGCGGCTTCAGAGTGCGGGTCGGAGAGCCCCGAGCAGGACCTAGATTAG
- the LOC115396286 gene encoding myelin basic protein-like isoform X2: MASASSSAQAAFGLGRRKKSPGLLDQIGKFFGGDKKRKGKGSFRGALSPAPQKASVTSPRKRGAENAVVHFFRTIVSPAPPKSRWRGLAAKMGLGPQKSQSAKAKKAGAGDGKGSLTRIFKM, encoded by the exons ATGGCATCCGCAAGCAGCTCCGCACAGGCCGCCTTCGGCCTGGGCCGCAGGAAGAAGAGCCCCGGCCTCCTGGACCAGATCGGGAAGTTCTTTGGAGGGGACAAGAAGAGGAAGGGCAAG GGCTCTTTCCGGGGGGCTCTCTCTCCAGCCCCTCAGAAAGCCTCCGTGACCTCCCCCCGTAAGCGAGGTGCCGAGAACGCCGTGGTCCATTTCTTCCGCACGATC gtgtcccccgccccccccaagTCCAGG TGGAGAGGACTAGCAGCCAAGATGGGCCTG ggTCCTCAGAAGTCACAGTCTGCCAAAGCCAAGAAGGCCGGCGCCGGGGACGGCAAAGGCTCCCTGACTAGGATCTTCAAAATG TGA
- the LOC115396286 gene encoding myelin basic protein-like isoform X1 has protein sequence MASASSSAQAAFGLGRRKKSPGLLDQIGKFFGGDKKRKGKGSFRGALSPAPQKASVTSPRKRGAENAVVHFFRTIVSPAPPKSRWRGLAAKMGLGPQKSQSAKAKKAGAGDGKGSLTRIFKMGSRSASPAKR, from the exons ATGGCATCCGCAAGCAGCTCCGCACAGGCCGCCTTCGGCCTGGGCCGCAGGAAGAAGAGCCCCGGCCTCCTGGACCAGATCGGGAAGTTCTTTGGAGGGGACAAGAAGAGGAAGGGCAAG GGCTCTTTCCGGGGGGCTCTCTCTCCAGCCCCTCAGAAAGCCTCCGTGACCTCCCCCCGTAAGCGAGGTGCCGAGAACGCCGTGGTCCATTTCTTCCGCACGATC gtgtcccccgccccccccaagTCCAGG TGGAGAGGACTAGCAGCCAAGATGGGCCTG ggTCCTCAGAAGTCACAGTCTGCCAAAGCCAAGAAGGCCGGCGCCGGGGACGGCAAAGGCTCCCTGACTAGGATCTTCAAAATG GGAAGCAGGAGTGCGTCTCCGGCCAAACGCTGA
- the LOC115396286 gene encoding myelin basic protein-like isoform X4 — protein sequence MASASSSAQAAFGLGRRKKSPGLLDQIGKFFGGDKKRKGKGSFRGALSPAPQKASVTSPRKRGAENAVVHFFRTIVSPAPPKSRKSQSAKAKKAGAGDGKGSLTRIFKM from the exons ATGGCATCCGCAAGCAGCTCCGCACAGGCCGCCTTCGGCCTGGGCCGCAGGAAGAAGAGCCCCGGCCTCCTGGACCAGATCGGGAAGTTCTTTGGAGGGGACAAGAAGAGGAAGGGCAAG GGCTCTTTCCGGGGGGCTCTCTCTCCAGCCCCTCAGAAAGCCTCCGTGACCTCCCCCCGTAAGCGAGGTGCCGAGAACGCCGTGGTCCATTTCTTCCGCACGATC gtgtcccccgccccccccaagTCCAGG AAGTCACAGTCTGCCAAAGCCAAGAAGGCCGGCGCCGGGGACGGCAAAGGCTCCCTGACTAGGATCTTCAAAATG TGA
- the LOC115396286 gene encoding myelin basic protein-like isoform X3: MASASSSAQAAFGLGRRKKSPGLLDQIGKFFGGDKKRKGKGSFRGALSPAPQKASVTSPRKRGAENAVVHFFRTIVSPAPPKSRKSQSAKAKKAGAGDGKGSLTRIFKMGSRSASPAKR, encoded by the exons ATGGCATCCGCAAGCAGCTCCGCACAGGCCGCCTTCGGCCTGGGCCGCAGGAAGAAGAGCCCCGGCCTCCTGGACCAGATCGGGAAGTTCTTTGGAGGGGACAAGAAGAGGAAGGGCAAG GGCTCTTTCCGGGGGGCTCTCTCTCCAGCCCCTCAGAAAGCCTCCGTGACCTCCCCCCGTAAGCGAGGTGCCGAGAACGCCGTGGTCCATTTCTTCCGCACGATC gtgtcccccgccccccccaagTCCAGG AAGTCACAGTCTGCCAAAGCCAAGAAGGCCGGCGCCGGGGACGGCAAAGGCTCCCTGACTAGGATCTTCAAAATG GGAAGCAGGAGTGCGTCTCCGGCCAAACGCTGA